The following proteins come from a genomic window of Myxococcota bacterium:
- a CDS encoding DUF362 domain-containing protein — translation MTAAEAAMRPDVGLARARPSYAGLAPPFGPGVAWPELVAGGLADPAGAVGAPSPVYAAVRRALAGAGLDRARFGTASWNPLGALAAPGSRIVLKPNFIRHWNPCAEGTLDSLVTHGSVLRAVADYAWLAAGEAGSVVVAEAPQHDCDWDVVARFAGLPELVAHYRARLGRELEVVDLRRECVRYEDGVIVERRALPGDPAGYRLVDLGARSAFEGSGLDPARFRGADYDPGPTTGHHSGGRHAYLLSETVLASDLVVNLPKLKTHKKTGVTLALKNLVGINGDKNLLPHHCVGGVDEGGDEYPGSGALDRWRSRATEVARRLLSRGIGTRIVRAVRRAEDRARGADFVRSGNWHGNRTTWRMCLDLNRALYYSDASGAHFDASAPVRPVLTVLDGVVAGEGEGPLAPRDRALGCVVASTDPVALDLVAVRLMGFEAERIPKIAEALRRGGPLPVTSVGAPGDVRVVAFDEGSDAPRTLGLDAVSADAAFAPHPGWRGHVEARGPEGGARVDGESRQAGETARCAG, via the coding sequence GTGACGGCGGCCGAGGCGGCCATGCGGCCCGACGTCGGCCTCGCGCGCGCGCGCCCGAGCTATGCCGGGCTCGCGCCGCCGTTCGGCCCGGGCGTGGCCTGGCCCGAGCTCGTCGCCGGCGGCCTCGCCGATCCCGCCGGTGCCGTCGGCGCGCCGAGCCCCGTCTACGCCGCCGTGCGCCGCGCGCTCGCGGGAGCGGGCCTCGACCGAGCGCGCTTCGGCACCGCTTCGTGGAACCCGCTCGGCGCGCTCGCGGCGCCGGGCAGCCGCATCGTGTTGAAGCCCAACTTCATCCGGCACTGGAACCCGTGCGCGGAGGGCACGCTCGACTCGCTCGTGACGCACGGCTCCGTGCTGCGCGCCGTCGCGGACTACGCCTGGCTCGCGGCGGGCGAGGCGGGCAGCGTCGTCGTCGCCGAGGCTCCGCAGCACGACTGCGACTGGGACGTCGTCGCACGCTTCGCCGGTCTTCCCGAGCTCGTCGCGCACTACCGCGCGCGACTCGGGCGCGAGCTCGAGGTCGTCGACCTGCGCCGCGAGTGCGTGCGCTACGAGGACGGCGTGATCGTCGAGCGGCGCGCGCTGCCCGGCGACCCGGCCGGCTACCGCCTCGTCGACCTCGGCGCGCGCAGCGCGTTCGAGGGCTCGGGCCTCGACCCCGCGCGCTTCCGCGGCGCCGACTACGACCCCGGCCCGACCACCGGCCACCACTCGGGGGGCCGGCACGCGTACCTGCTGTCCGAGACGGTGCTCGCGTCCGACCTCGTCGTGAACCTGCCCAAGCTCAAGACGCACAAGAAGACGGGCGTCACGCTCGCGCTCAAGAACCTCGTCGGCATCAACGGCGACAAGAACCTGCTGCCCCACCACTGCGTCGGCGGCGTCGACGAGGGCGGCGACGAGTATCCGGGAAGCGGCGCCCTCGACCGCTGGCGCAGCCGCGCGACCGAGGTCGCGCGGCGCCTGCTCTCGCGCGGCATCGGCACGCGGATCGTGCGCGCGGTGCGGCGCGCCGAGGATCGCGCGCGCGGCGCCGACTTCGTGCGCAGCGGCAACTGGCACGGCAACCGGACGACCTGGCGCATGTGCCTCGACCTGAACCGCGCGCTCTACTACAGCGACGCGTCCGGCGCGCACTTCGACGCCTCTGCGCCCGTGCGGCCGGTGCTCACGGTGCTCGACGGGGTGGTGGCCGGGGAGGGCGAGGGGCCGCTCGCGCCGCGCGACCGCGCGCTCGGCTGCGTCGTGGCCTCGACCGACCCCGTCGCGCTCGACCTCGTCGCCGTGCGCCTCATGGGCTTCGAGGCCGAGCGGATCCCCAAGATCGCGGAGGCGCTGCGCCGAGGCGGCCCGCTGCCCGTCACGTCGGTCGGGGCGCCCGGCGACGTGCGGGTGGTCGCGTTCGACGAAGGCTCGGACGCGCCCCGAACG